In a single window of the Trypanosoma brucei brucei TREU927 chromosome 6, complete sequence genome:
- a CDS encoding cationic amino acid transporter, putative (similar to High-affinity cationic amino acid transporter-1 (CAT-1) (CAT1) (SystemY+ basic amino acid transporter) (Ecotropic retroviral leukemiareceptor) (ERR) (Ecotropic retrovirus receptor). (Swiss-Prot:P30823) [Rattus norvegicus]), protein MVSWSRPEFAEAFFGKLVRRRCIYATKAALDSSPFVRVLGLLSLVSLGVGAVVGAGIFVITGQAAAQYAGPGLTISFVLCMFPCFLTALCYGELAAMLPVAGSAYTHTSVALGEFASWTVAVCMTLECLVSGCAVSVSWSAYVQAFLKRFSFVLPQPLRKSPIDVVGGRFVLTGSVVNFPAVVITVVCFVVLCLGVEQTASMNSFFVVVKLAALVCFVFYGIYYSLGNWAEVNANLTPFVPPNDGHFGHFGVSGILRGASVVFFANVGFDTICASAQECRSPQRDIPRGIILTLLLCSTLYVMVTVSLTGLVKYTELGTDAPVIAALEKVKAPSFLRLFIEVGTVAALSSVCFVSFYAMPRLIMAVAKDGLLPALLTHVHEQFRTPINATIFCGIPATFICAVFPLGMLGELISFGTLIALACVCVSMWKIRIDHPEFHRPFVAPLFPYVPILGALLNAAQLFFLPLTTWRNYFVVMATTSLWYIVYGIRHSTVGEDGITRRPDSLLGTVEPPLCEALEGVQGAGGSLSIELTERYVHN, encoded by the coding sequence ATGGTCTCATGGTCCCGTCCTGAATTCGCGGAAGCATTTTTTGGCAAGCTCGTTAGGAGGCGTTGCATATACGCCACGAAGGCGGCACTCGACAGTAGTCCCTTTGTGCGCGTCCTTGGTTTACTTTCCCTCGTATCACTTGGCGTCGGTGCCGTCGTTGGCGCGGGTATATTCGTTATCACTGGTCAGGCTGCGGCACAGTACGCGGGGCCAGGCTTGACAATCTCCTTTGTGTTGTGTATGTTTCCATGTTTCCTTACCGCTCTCTGCTATGGGGAGCTCGCCGCGATGCTACCGGTTGCGGGGAGTGCGTACACTCATACTTCTGTTGCCCTCGGGGAATTTGCGTCGTGGACAGTGGCAGTGTGTATGACATTGGAATGCCTCGTGTCCGGATGTGCTGTTTCTGTCAGTTGGTCTGCCTATGTTCAGGCGTTCTTGAAgcggttttcttttgtgctgcCGCAGCCGTTGAGAAAGTCTCCGATTGATGTGGTGGGGGGAAGATTTGTCCTTACTGGGAGTGTGGTAAATTTCCCGGCTGTGGTTATCACTGTAGTGTGTTTCGTTGTACTGTGCTTAGGCGTCGAACAGACAGCCTCTATGaatagtttttttgttgttgtgaagCTGGCGGCCCTTGTTTGCTTCGTATTCTACGGAATTTATTATTCGCTGGGAAACTGGGCGGAGGTCAATGCGAACCTAACCCCCTTTGTTCCACCTAACGACGGCCACTTTGGCCACTTCGGCGTCAGCGGTATCTTACGTGGGGCGAGCGTGGTTTTCTTTGCAAACGTGGGATTTGACACGATATGCGCTAGTGCCCAGGAGTGCCGCAGCCCGCAGCGGGACATCCCGCGTGGTATAATTTTAACACTTCTGTTGTGCTCTACTCTGTACGTGATGGTGACGGTTTCGTTGACTGGCTTGGTGAAATACACCGAACTAGGAACTGATGCACCCGTGATTGCAGCGTTGGAGAAAGTGAAGGCACCGAGCTTTTTGAGACTTTTCATTGAAGTTGGTACCGTAGCGGCACTGAGTTCGGTGTGCTTCGTCTCGTTCTACGCAATGCCGCGGCTCATTATGGCCGTGGCAAAAGATGGGTTGCTACCGGCCTTACTTACCCATGTTCACGAGCAGTTCAGAACTCCTATTAACGCCACGATATTCTGTGGTATACCCGCCACTTTTATTTGCGCCGTGTTCCCGTTGGGGATGTTGGGCGAGCTGATATCATTTGGCACTCTGATTGCTcttgcttgtgtgtgtgtgtccatGTGGAAGATCCGCATTGATCACCCCGAGTTCCACAGACCGTTCGTGGCTCCCCTTTTTCCCTACGTTCCTATTCTCGGGGCTCTCCTGAACGCCGCGCAACTGTTCTTCCTACCTTTAACGACATGGCGCAACTACTTTGTTGTTATGGCAACAACATCGCTGTGGTACATCGTTTACGGCATCCGCCACAGCACGGTAGGAGAGGACGGAATCACACGCCGACCGGACTCACTACTTGGCACAGTGGAGCCTCCGTTGTGCGAGGCACTGGAGGGAGTACAGGGAGCCGGTGGCAGTTTGAGCATTGAGTTGACTGAGCGTTATGTCCATAATTGA
- a CDS encoding 60S ribosomal protein L9, putative, protein MKIKSHDQITFPEDVTVSVKDRIVTVKGKRGTLTKDLRHLQLDFRVNKKLRTFTAVRWFGNKINNSTINTALSHVRNMITGVTKGFRFKVRFAYAHFPISVTVENQLVEIRNFLGEKRVRRQVVADDVKVYRTDAALVKDELVLEGNDLEQVSREAAVMHQLCLVKKKDIRKVLGRHLRADKDQHRS, encoded by the coding sequence ATGAAGATCAAGTCGCACGACCAAATCACCTTCCCTGAGGATGTCACCGTCTCCGTAAAAGACCGCATCGTAACGGTGAAGGGGAAGCGTGGCACGCTCACAAAGGACTTGCGTCATCTGCAACTTGACTTCCGCGTGAACAAGAAGCTCCGTACCTTCACTGCGGTTCGTTGGTTTGGTAACAAGATCAATAACTCAACCATCAACACCGCGCTCTCGCACGTGCGCAACATGATCACTGGTGTTACAAAAGGGTTCCGCTTCAAGGTGCGTTTCGCATACGCTCACTTTCCCATTTCTGTGACGGTGGAAAACCAATTGGTGGAGATCCGTAACTTCCTTGGGGAGAAGCGTGTCCGCCGACAAGTGGTGGCAGACGACGTGAAGGTCTATCGTACGGATGCTGCACTTGTCAAGGATGAGCTCGTGCTCGAGGGGAATGACTTGGAACAGGTGTCTCGTGAGGCTGCTGTGATGCATCAGCTCTGcctagtgaagaagaaggataTCCGTAAGGTTCTTGGACGGCATCTACGTGCAGACAAAGACCAACATCGAAGTTGA
- a CDS encoding calmodulin, putative produces MTHVGAAHSLPPQFDSLSPEEVDMLRDSFIYMDRDNDGHVSKAELLDMVFRCVGEERYGPLVSYLLPLFDVADKDGDGKLSLAEFVMSFVDGPGVVPAEVINSCVSSIRVRLTDEEIVTLQDSFRRIDTKADGYIDREELLAALKENLKDTFPDLRENNFNDIVAVIMASADVDNDGRLCLSEFIRSFQEDQGVLPAVFVDARSNGFVQHLSPAEVEVLREAFATLDKNHDGYVEFADIYESLWEAVSDENYDKNQIYELCDLIMVTTDRSKSGVLTLGDFVRGFIRNVTLVQLPVATAHEEILRCCERVQLLFESGELERLSGYTETGENTTKCVNPGGLVSVLSNVFRDGFPLLEEEILSSVIGALVAASENDLDKKFGIEEFISCFAGGPCSSSDGVGLLDHENAISESDVQTVSRLLRDLGKSADEGGNVQEPFVLEAVRNTFRDDPEKADRVVQYVQYNTTCPSNLGSGVGGLGSSSKLLSSKEDSASLPTKKFSGPVRGVDAAVQCEQVSETQGEPEEEEEELRVAEPLTEKGVGGTSLGLRDLLKTSSGANVGAKTGRLLTSRPVYRSMRISEWAANQRSGLNLSDATIEGKQKGFDSKLRKEFEKFAEGNDYIERSRFVKLYLSMEHFGLPPSEAQVNELVSRYCRGDKLKFNEFCIIMLRRVGM; encoded by the coding sequence ATGACGCACGTTGGTGCTGCGCACAGCTTGCCTCCTCAATTTGATTCGCTTAGCCCAGAGGAGGTTGACATGCTTCGTGACTCTTTCATTTATATGGACCGTGATAACGATGGTCACGTGAGTAAGGCTGAGTTACTTGATATGGTCTTTCGCTGTGTGGGTGAGGAGCGGTATGGACCATTGGTTTCGTACCTTCTTCCGCTGTTCGATGTGGCCGACAAGGATGGTGATGGCAAATTGAGTCTCGCCGAGTTCGTAATGTCTTTTGTTGATGGTCCTGGTGTTGTCCCGGCGGAGGTAATAAATAGCTGCGTGTCGTCAATTCGCGTTCGTCTCACAGATGAAGAGATTGTAACGCTGCAGGATTCGTTTCGCCGCATCGACACGAAGGCTGATGGCTACATAGACAGGGAGGAACTGCTTGCTGCTCTTAAGGAGAATCTCAAGGATACATTCCCCGATCTGAGAGAGAACAACTTTAATGACATCGTCGCCGTTATTATGGCCAGCGCGGATGTGGACAACGACGGTCGCTTATGCTTATCAGAGTTCATTCGTTCTTTTCAAGAAGACCAAGGCGTGTTGCCAGCCGTGTTTGTGGATGCAAGATCGAATGGCTTTGTGCAACATCTTTCACCGGCGGAGGTTGAGGTTCTCCGGGAGGCCTTTGCGACATTGGACAAAAACCACGATGGTTATGTGGAGTTTGCTGATATATACGAGTCGCTGTGGGAGGCCGTCTCCGACGAAAACTACGACAAAAATCAAATATATGAGCTCTGTGATCTCATAATGGTCACAACAGACCGCAGCAAAAGCGGCGTCCTAACTCTGGGGGACTTTGTTCGGGGGTTTATTCGTAACGTCACCTTGGTGCAACTTCCCGTCGCAACTGCACATGAAGAAATACTACGTTGTTGCGAACGTGTGCAACTGTTGTTCGAGAGTGGTGAGCTGGAGCGGCTTTCAGGGTACACTGAAACTGGTGAAAACACAACGAAATGTGTAAATCCTGGTGGCCTCGTGTCTGTACTTAGCAACGTGTTTCGCGATGGCTTCCCTCTGCTGGAGGAAGAAATTCTTTCATCCGTAATAGGTGCCCTCGTGGCTGCGTCTGAAAACGATCTAGATAAGAAATTTGGAATTGAGGAGTTTATTTCATGCTTCGCCGGGGGTCCGTGCTCTTCCTCTGACGGTGTCGGGTTGCTGGATCACGAGAACGCTATTTCTGAGTCAGACGTCCAAACTGTTTCGAGGCTCCTCAGGGACCTGGGGAAAAGTGCTGATGAAGGCGGAAATGTGCAAGAGCCATTTGTGCTGGAGGCTGTCAGAAATACCTTCCGCGATGATCCAGAGAAGGCAGACCGTGTCGTGCAGTATGTGCAATACAACACAACGTGCCCATCCAACCTTGGTTCGGGGGTAGGAGGGTTGGGTTCCTCTTCCAAACTCCTTTCTAGTAAGGAGGATTCGGCAAGCTTACCCACAAAGAAGTTCTCAGGGCCGGTGCGGGGTGTAGACGCTGCGGTTCAATGTGAGCAGGTCAGTGAGACTCAGGGGGAAccggaggaggaagaggaggaactgcGGGTGGCGGAACCACTAACAGAAAAGGGAGTTGGAGGAACATCGCTCGGACTGAGGGATTTACTGAAAACAAGCAGCGGGGCTAATGTGGGAGCAAAGACGGGGAGATTGCTTACGTCGCGTCCAGTCTATCGTAGCATGCGGATTTCAGAGTGGGCCGCGAACCAGAGAAGTGGGTTGAACCTTTCTGATGCAACCATAGAGGGTAAGCAAAAAGGGTTCGACAGCAAGCTGCGGAAGGAGTTTGAAAAGTTTGCTGAGGGAAATGATTACATTGAGCGCAGTCGGTTTGTGAAGTTGTACCTCTCGATGGAGCATTTCGGTCTGCCGCCCAGTGAGGCGCAGGTGAACGAACTTGTGTCCCGCTACTGTAGGGGTGACAAGCTCAAGTTCAATGAGTTTTGTATTATCATGTTGCGCCGTGTTGGGATGTAG
- a CDS encoding importin-alpha re-exporter protein, putative (similar to Importin-alpha re-exporter (Chromosome segregation 1-like protein)(Cellular apoptosis susceptibility protein) (Swiss-Prot:Q9PTU3) [Pagrus major]), with the protein MDPINPNDPILTRRLEMLAQNALSVESADRERAEQEIREFQNRVDIQSGFVLLLLNVASSQSPAASFCSIVFKNTVKNCWNEGTSEHCVAESDKAFVRNNITGIMFSAPLNVQRNLAEAISMIAETDFPSAWPDALQRIIHVLMNEKSVVLHSAALSTAHSILGRYRNQPDLSQETANDLRVIYTDLTSPLLNSMVLLVDAVEKCGTDAHAACTGLTSAVECLRDITAFDLGDEFIWGIEGFVRVLLRCLQLGGSGVLGACTIELKSVVIMCVSHFLLQFDEDFEKYASEFLKVVWDTISSPSSCESDMDDIVVQGMGLLAAACRGATREVFNNESVLVNLMTEVIMPNLALRQVDVELFGTEPDEYIQRDIEGSDFHTRRREAGELVRALLLFFPEKTGPLFTAKAQELLASAAQGDWKAKDLAIYLVSALSLEGQHVSTQRGVTQCLSKLVPFEPFLKQNVLSELSCGVSPQSPAIVKASCIRFVAAFRAHIERSLLPDIIALLASWILCEDTVVQVYAAHAVERVLTLQDPGKPGHVITDTVLGDKAPSLLHNLCVRLNQEKKPIAYTMQCLMRVCQNCSGCVKSFVGDIITCMVPVIKENSKNPSNPLFSHCMFEVVSQCIMLRPEDAAAIESALWEPMIFILQNDVLEYVPYTLQIMAQLLDAHGSGAPEPPTYYQALLEPLLLPEMYKQRGSIPAIVRLLVSFIEHYPGFVHGKGLTERVIAVVRSLVQYKNYDHEGLNILTTMIRAYPKDVISPYMVSIYQSLIQRLQKSRTPKYVRILIIFLSITVITHGADDVVTQINRIQDGLFWMLFQRVWLPHVPKVLGVLERKTCIIALASLLGDCVTLQQNAETWSTCVVSCLKMIHGAVEKDDWTSFTPQTHSVNDLAQHVADIGYTNAFCPLQGAVQTPVDVCPMVQQPEALFRERLQKALSGPNAEQLVRLLQAYPEVMAQLQ; encoded by the coding sequence ATGGATCCAATCAACCCGAATGATCCCATTCTCACTAGGCGACTAGAGATGCTTGCTCAGAACGCCTTGTCCGTTGAGAGCGCCGATAGGGAGAGGGCAGAACAGGAGATCAGGGAGTTTCAGAATCGCGTAGACATACAGAGtggttttgtgcttttgcttctCAACGTAGCGAGCTCCCAAAGCCCTGCAGcctctttttgttcaatTGTGTTTAAAAACACAGTGAAGAACTGCTGGAATGAGGGAACATCAGAACATTGTGTGGCGGAGAGTGATAAGGCTTTTGTTCGCAACAACATTACAGGTATCATGTTTAGCGCTCCTCTGAATGTCCAGCGGAACTTAGCAGAGGCCATTTCTATGATAGCTGAGACTGACTTTCCGTCCGCATGGCCTGATGCGCTGCAGCGTATTATTCATGTTCTAATGAACGAAAAGAGTGTCGTGCTACACAGCGCAGCGTTATCTACGGCTCACAGCATTCTCGGACGTTATCGTAATCAGCCGGACCTTTCCCAGGAAACTGCCAATGATCTGCGAGTAATATACACGGATTTAACGTCACCGCTTCTTAACTCAATGGTGTTGCTTGTGGATGCTGTGGAAAAGTGTGGGACTGACGCTCATGCTGCGTGCACGGGTCTTACCTCCGCTGTGGAGTGCCTTCGTGATATAACTGCTTTTGATCTTGGTGACGAGTTTATCTGGGGAATCGAGGGGTTCGTCCGTGTTTTATTACGTTGTCTTCAACTCGGTGGCTCTGGTGTATTGGGGGCATGTACAATAGAGCTGAAGTCCGTCGTAATCATGTGTGTCTCGCACTTTCTTCTGCAATTTGATGAAGACTTTGAGAAGTACGCCTCGGAATTCCTTAAGGTTGTGTGGGACaccatttcctccccttcGAGCTGTGAGAGTGATATGGACGATATTGTCGTTCAGGGGATGGGTCTTTTAGCGGCCGCCTGTCGTGGCGCGACACGGGAAGTTTTTAACAATGAGAGTGTTCTTGTGAATTTAATGACCGAGGTTATTATGCCAAACCTTGCGCTGCGGCAGGTGGATGTTGAACTGTTTGGGACAGAACCCGATGAGTATATCCAGAGGGATATTGAGGGTAGTGACTTTCACACTCGGCGGCGCGAGGCAGGTGAATTGGTACGAGCGTTGCTGTTATTCTTCCCTGAAAAAACCGGGCCACTCTTCACGGCAAAAGCGCAGGAGTTGTTGGCATCTGCCGCCCAAGGTGACTGGAAGGCTAAAGACTTGGCCATTTATCTCGTGTCTGCGCTCTCGTTGGAGGGGCAACACGTGAGCACACAGAGGGGTGTGACGCAGTGCTTGAGTAAACTTGTGCCTTTCGAGCCTTTTCTAAAACAAAATGTATTGTCTGAGCTGTCGTGCGGTGTTTCGCCGCAGAGCCCTGCAATAGTCAAAGCAAGCTGTATTCGATTTGTTGCAGCCTTCCGCGCACACATTGAGCGCTCTCTGTTGCCGGACATCATAGCACTACTTGCCTCCTGGATCCTTTGTGAGGACACTGTGGTCCAGGTATATGCTGCACACGCTGTAGAACGTGTTTTAACTCTACAGGACCCGGGTAAACCGGGCCACGTTATCACCGACACTGTGTTGGGGGACAAAGCACCTTCGCTTCTGCACAATCTTTGTGTGAGACTCAACCAGGAGAAGAAACCAATCGCGTACACAATGCAGTGCCTTATGCGTGTCTGCCAGAACTGTAGCGGTTGTGTGAAGTCGTTTGTGGGAGACATCATAACCTGTATGGTGCCTGTCATAAAAGAGAATTCAAAAAACCCGTCGAACCCATTGTTTAGTCACTGTATGTTTGAAGTTGTTTCCCAGTGCATCATGTTACGTCCGGAGGATGCAGCTGCTATCGAAAGCGCCTTGTGGGAACCTATGATCTTCATTCTTCAGAATGACGTGCTCGAGTATGTGCCTTACACTCTTCAAATCATGGCTCAACTGCTTGATGCTCATGGGAGTGGCGCACCCGAGCCACCAACGTATTACCAGGCTCTCCTGGAACCGCTCCTTTTACCCGAAATGTacaaacaaaggggaagCATTCCTGCTATTGTTCGTCTTTTGGTGTCTTTCATAGAGCACTACCCGGGATTTGTGCACGGCAAGGGCCTAACGGAGAGGGTAATAGCGGTAGTCAGGTCGCTTGTTCAGTATAAGAATTACGACCACGAGGGACTTAACATCCTTACGACCATGATCAGAGCATACCCGAAGGATGTTATCTCACCATACATGGTGTCTATCTATCAGTCATTGATACAGAGGCTGCAGAAGTCTAGGACCCCGAAGTATGTTCGCATTCTCATCATCTTTTTGTCGATAACAGTGATCACTCATGGGGCTGACGATGTTGTGACGCAAATCAACCGCATTCAGGATGGGCTGTTCTGGATGTTGTTTCAACGTGTTTGGCTTCCCCACGTTCCAAAGGTCCTCGGAGTCCTCGAGCGGAAGACATGTATAATAGCCCTGGCCTCGCTTCTCGGTGATTGTGTAACGTTGCAGCAGAATGCTGAAACGTGGTCGACCTGTGTTGTGAGCTGCCTCAAAATGATTCACGGTGCTGTAGAAAAGGACGACTGGACGAGCTTTACACCACAAACTCATAGTGTCAATGACTTAGCCCAGCATGTTGCCGATATCGGGTATACAAATGCGTTTTGTCCACTTCAGGGCGCCGTGCAGACACCAGTTGACGTCTGTCCCATGGTTCAGCAGCCAGAGGCGCTTTTCCGAGAGCGCCTTCAGAAAGCCTTGAGTGGTCCCAACGCGGAGCAGCTGGTACGGTTGCTGCAGGCTTATCCCGAGGTAATGGCGCAATTGCAGTGA
- a CDS encoding DNA ligase I, putative: MVSGPTATAVVQHKRIREDEDDIFDGERDDEMSAGCVNMAKIFLRTPPDPYGGCHASVWPRPQENQKQGPDTVPYAAVADTLADISAESSRLECIRLLSNFLVAVIQRNPIDLVPVVYLVINKQGPAHEGIELGVGDALLLKVVAECCGITEARAKEEYRQTGDLAEVAQSKKRIQSTLVKPKRLTALAVFQALREIALMSGKDVARRRGDVIKRLLRDAVGPEVNLIVRALQQKMRVGLAETSVLAAVGYAFAMSNIGVAKIPSLTPEQLQRELNVGAANLTRTYNEVPCLDVVLAAVLQHGLEVIVPTSAEANMHARALSVRPGIPVKPQLAHPTSGVSVILDRFNGKAFTSEYKYDGERAQIHYTRSSGVQIFSRNSETNTSKYPDIISMLPEAFSVDTVDSFIIDAEVVAVDKVTGALQAFQVLQHRGRKNVSFDNVKVPVCVFAFDILYFNGEPQMSKTLSQRREVLHTHFKPVSTKFRFAEYLDSNDVDDIQAFLDRAIRDGTEGLMVKTLEEESTYVPAKRSHYWLKLKKDYMDGVTDTLDLVPIGAYYGKGKRTGVFGGFLLACYDGEGDEYQSICKIGTGFQDDQLEAITKSLQPSILDEQPRYYRTEDKPDVWFQASQVWEVKAADLSISPAHFAAYGLVDASKGIALRFPRFIRVREDKKVHEATSAAQVAEMYHNQSLAQRGVGDME; this comes from the coding sequence ATGGTAAGTGGACCTACAGCTACTGCGGTTGTGCAACATAAGCGGATTCGTGAGGATGAAGATGACATTTTCGATGGGGAGCGGGATGATGAAATGTCAGCCGGTTGTGTTAATATGGCAAAGATATTTTTACGTACACCACCGGATCCATACGGCGGCTGTCATGCATCGGTATGGCCTCGACCTCAAGAGAACCAAAAGCAGGGGCCGGACACTGTTCCTTATGCCGCTGTTGCGGATACTCTTGCGGATATTAGCGCGGAGAGTTCAAGGTTGGAGTGCATTCGACTCCTTTCAAACTTTCTCGTGGCTGTCATACAACGCAATCCAATAGATTTGGTTCCTGTTGTTTATCTCGTAATAAACAAGCAAGGGCCAGCCCATGAGGGGATAGAACTTGGTGTCGGCGATGCTCTGCTACTGAAAGTTGTTGCGGAATGTTGTGGCATAACGGAAGCACGTGCGAAGGAGGAATATAGACAAACTGGCGACTTGGCCGAGGTGGCACAGAGCAAAAAGCGCATACAATCCACCCTTGTGAAACCCAAGCGCTTGACTGCACTAGCAGTGTTTCAGGCGTTGCGTGAAATTGCCCTCATGAGTGGGAAAGATGTGGCACGGCGCCGTGGTGACGTAATAAAGAGGCTCCTTCGTGATGCCGTGGGTCCCGAGGTCAACTTGATTGTTCGAGCTTTGCAGCAGAAGATGCGTGTGGGGCTAGCGGAGACTTCTGTTCTTGCAGCTGTCGGTTACGCCTTTGCTATGAGCAACATTGGCGTTGCAAAAATACCATCTCTTACCCCAGAACAGCTGCAAAGGGAATTAAACGTTGGTGCGGCTAATCTCACTCGTACATACAATGAAGTTCCCTGTCTTGACGTTGTTTTGGCTGCTGTGTTGCAGCACGGCCTTGAAGTGATTGTTCCGACGTCTGCGGAAGCGAATATGCATGCGCGTGCCCTCTCCGTTCGCCCCGGTATTCCAGTGAAACCGCAACTTGCCCACCCAACCAGTGGTGTAAGTGTTATTTTGGATCGATTTAATGGCAAAGCATTCACCTCTGAATACAAGTATGATGGTGAGCGGGCTCAAATTCACTATACGAGGAGTAGTGGAGTTCAGATCTTTTCACGCAACTCTGAAACAAACACGAGCAAGTACCCCGATATTATATCTATGCTTCCTGAAGCGTTTTCGGTTGACACCGTTGATTCTTTCATAATTGATGCTgaagtggtggcggtggaCAAGGTGACTGGTGCTTTACAGGCTTTTCAGGTGCTACAACATCGGGGACGGAAAAACGTTTCGTTTGACAACGTTAAGGTTCCCGTATGCGTGTTCGCTTTTGACATTTTGTACTTCAATGGTGAACCACAGATGTCGAAGACGCTTTCCCAGCGCAGAGAAGTGCTCCACACCCATTTTAAACCAGTTTCCACGAAGTTTCGGTTTGCCGAGTACCTGGACAGCAATGATGTGGATGACATTCAGGCCTTCCTGGATCGCGCCATAAGAGATGGGACGGAGGGACTTATGGTGAAGACGCTCGAAGAGGAGTCGACGTATGTGCCAGCAAAACGTTCGCACTACTGGCTGAAACTCAAAAAAGATTATATGGATGGTGTTACCGATACGCTTGACCTCGTTCCCATTGGTGCATACTACGGGAAAGGGAAACGCACCGGTGTTTTTGGTGGATTTCTTCTCGCATGCTACGACGGTGAGGGTGACGAGTATCAGAGTATATGCAAGATTGGAACTGGGTTTCAGGACGATCAGCTTGAGGCCATCACCAAATCACTCCAACCATCTATATTGGATGAACAACCGCGCTACTACCGCACTGAAGATAAGCCGGATGTGTGGTTTCAGGCATCGCAAGTGTGGGAAGTGAAGGCTGCTGATCTTTCTATATCCCCTGCCCATTTCGCTGCATATGGGTTAGTAGATGCTTCAAAGGGAATTGCACTGCGGTTTCCGCGGTTTATTCGCGTGCGTGAGGACAAGAAGGTGCATGAGGCCACATCGGCTGCACAGGTTGCAGAGATGTACCACAATCAATCGCTCGCTCAAAGGGGTGTGGGCGATATGGAGTAA